The nucleotide window CTGGATGTAGTGCTTATTATTCCGCCGTTTGCACCTCCAAACTCTGCTGAATAACCTCCAGCCTGCACTTGTATTTCTTCGATAGCATTATTGATCATACCTGTAGTTGAACCTCCACTTACTGGATTGTTAACTAAAACACCATCCACATAAAAAGCAACACCGTCGGAACGGCTGCCACGAATATATATATTACCCCCTTGTGTCACTACGCCTGCCTGTGTACCGACAATAGCATTCACTCCTCTGATTGGAAGGTTTTTGATATCTTCCTGGTTAACAATGCTAGTTTGATTTGTAGTATTCTTGTTTATAAGAGGTTTTGGAGCTACTACTACAACTGTCTCTGTCTGATATGTTTCGGAAGGCAGTTGAAATAGAACTTCCGTAGTAAGGTTTACGGAAATTCTTATATTTTCCATTCGTACTTCTCTATACCCAATATATCTTGCAACAATAGTATATGTTCCTGGAGGTGTGTTAAGTATAACATAATCTCCATTAACATCTGTTGCTGCGCCCAAATTTGTTCCATTAACAAGAACATTTGCTCCAATGAGAGCATCACCGGTTTCAAGATCGGTAACTTTACCGACTATTTTACCGGTTTGGGAAAATATCAGAATAGGAGTACTGACAATTAACAGTAGAATAAATTGTAAAAATTTTGACATCATCGTCTTCTCCTAAATTTATTAAAATTTCATTTATTTCGATCGTACTGGTAACGAAGGGGTACTGTTGAATATCAGAGTGGGAGTTTCAGGATCCCCGGTGATAAACAAGTATTGCCTTGTACCTGCAGTTAGCGTTGAATTAAATGGACCCGAAAGTGTATCATATTCAGGATTGATTGTTGTTGGGTTATCGGTAGTATCTTCGATAACATAAAACGAGTAATCACCTGCAGCTTCGTTCAAAGTCGCGGTTTGATTGTACTCATAAAGGCTTCTGATAGTAGAATCGAAACCGGTACTAATGTATGCAATCGTATATTTCTTCTGATTTTGAGTTGAAGTATTCGGGGAAACATTTGTGGTTAATATTTTAACCAAACCCGGATCGGGAGTTTCATCAAGATATACAACACCATCAGTCATAGCGTAGGGTGCGAAAGAATGAAGTGTATCTACGCCTGGAGCGTAAACGCCATCAAATATAAGTGTTATCTCTTCATAGGATGAAATTGTAACATTATCATTAAAAAGTTCGGTTCCAGAATCATCAGTTAATACAAAATGCCGGCTTCCTGAGGGAAGGTCGAAATAGCTTCCTAATAATTCATTTTGATTTACCGAACCTTTTAACTCATCATCAATGTAAACATTAAATTTGTCAACATTATAAGAAAAATTGCCAACTCTAACACTGGAGTAAGGTCTGGCAACAGGGTCGATAGTAGGCTCCTCGAAACAACCTGTAATCAAAAAGCCAGTGAGAATTATAGCAAGAAGCGATAATTGTGCAGTAATTTTTTTCATCATCATTTACCTCTTACGTTTATTTACTTTTTAAGAATCTAGACTTGTTCGATTTTGATATTTAATTTCTATTAAATGCATATTCGATCAAATCTAAAATTTGAAATACATTATTAAGCAAGGATTGCCCGCTAATGGGGCAATCCTTAAAATTTGAAGTTGAATCAGGCGAATAGCCTCATTTTACTTCATTAACATCATTTTTTTGGTAGCAGTAAAGCTGCCTGCATTTATTGTATAAACATAAACGCCTGAAGCAAGTTTTGAAGCATCAAAATTTACTTCGTAATTACCGGAAGTTAAATCTGAGTTAACTAATGTAGCTACTTCAGTTCCAAGAATGTCATAAACCTTTAATACAACTTTAGAAGCAGTAGGAACTGCAAACTTAATAGTTGTAGCCGGGTTAAATGGGTTTGGATAGTTCTGTGAGATACTGAATTCATTTGGAATATTATTTCCATCTGGTGTAACATCAGAAATGATCGGAATACCAAACCACAATAAAGCTTGATAAGGTGAATTTTCATTTGCATATCCAGTCCAGTGATAATATGAATAATCACCATCGATTGCAGTATTTAATGCAATAGGATCATAAGCAGCGTAGAAAATTTTATTTCCTGCACCAAGAGTTCTATGATGCATTGTTGGATGAGTTTCGATTACTGGAACTCCGCCGATACCTCTTGTTTCAACATTCATATCAATTTCGCCATCAGCAACTTCATAAGCATCAATCCAGTTACTGCCGCCGGTTTCATAGGTAGGATTGTACATTAATGAATCTGCATCTCCATAGCTGTTGAATAAGTCAAATAATGGACCGCCAAAAGCTGTGCCGCTTATCGGTGTTACTAACGAAGGAATAGCTTGTCCGGAAGTACCATCATAGCTTACATCGTTGTAACTGTGTCCAATTCCAAGAATATCAAATTCAAAAGAACCTGCAGTAAAATCTTGATCAGCATAGCCATATCTATCACCGAGCCATTCCTGACCAACTAAATAATAGTTTCTGCTGCCATCAGCTTCTAACCAGGGTCTGATAATTGAATCTTGATAATCAGATGGTGCACCATTACAGATTTCGATTACGTTATCATAGCTGTCCATTATAGAGGCTGGTAATAATCCGTAACCCCAGGTATCATGTTCAAAGTAAAAACCACCGCCCTGAATATCGGCACCAAAATAATAATCTTGTGGATAGCCTGTCACAGTTGAGAAGCCATTAAACACAACAAGTGTTCTGGCAAGTGAAGGAGCGAAAACAAAGAAGGATACTGTTTCTGACATACTCGAATGATTATTTACATCGGTAGCTTCTATATAATAGTCAACCGTTGTACCGGGAGTCTGCGCAGGAATTTGACCTGTATAACTCGGCTCACTACCAGTCATTGCTACTTCATTCCATGTTGTTTGACCATCATTACTCCACATAATTTTTGCACCTGCAACCCCTGCGGATCCGGGATCACCAGGATTGGTATCAGTGATGTCAGCGTCAATAGTAAAAGGACCTACATCAACACCGCTTGGAATAACTGTGAAAGAATTTATATCTGGGGGTGGATCTCCAGTAATATCAACTGCAACTAAATAATCCCATGTATATTCACGAGACCACCAGCCATAATCATTTCCCGGGTCTAAACGACCGTTTGCATAAAATTTCCAACCTGGGTAGCCAATAATACCGGACATAAATCCAAGTCTGTCAGCATCCAAAGTTGTACCGGTATTTTTATAAGCAACTCCAAATATTTCGCCGCCAAGTACTGTAGGTTCAAATAGAATGTTCATATCAACCCATTGATAGGTTGTTCCGCCGGCAGGCAATGGTGTAATAGGAGCACCAAATCCGCCATCACTCCAAAGGTCATCACCGAAAGGTTCTGGATCGCCGGTAATTGAAACCCAGCCTTCGCCAAGATAATCCGGATTGCCTTTGAAAGAAGTTACATTATTATAACCGTTGCCGGAAGCTGTATAATAACCATCCAACTCAATCGGAACTGCTAAAAGTTCAGCTTCAGATAAACTTACTTTAACTAATTTAACTTCCAATATTGCACCGTTTGCAACACCGGCATCGTCTGTAGAGAGAAATGCAACTCCTTTAATTGTCATATCGGCAGGAGCTTTAAACCACTGTACCATCCAGTCTTGACCGAAAAGACCAAAGTTAGTGTTAAAGGTGCCGTCGTTATAACCTAAAGTATCTAACAATCCCAGAGTAGAACCTGGAATTTTATTAAGGGTTATTACTTCACTCTTTTTGTCGAAAGGTTTCATTTTCATGATTTCGAGACTTGTCTCGTTACCTTTCATTTTATAGAACTTACCATCAGGTCGCATAACCATTTTATCCTGTGCAAATAGGATTGCAGGAAGAAACGTCAGCGCCATTAAAAGAACAGAAAGTTTTTTTAGCATTATATGCTCTCCTT belongs to Ignavibacteriales bacterium and includes:
- a CDS encoding T9SS type A sorting domain-containing protein, with translation MLKKLSVLLMALTFLPAILFAQDKMVMRPDGKFYKMKGNETSLEIMKMKPFDKKSEVITLNKIPGSTLGLLDTLGYNDGTFNTNFGLFGQDWMVQWFKAPADMTIKGVAFLSTDDAGVANGAILEVKLVKVSLSEAELLAVPIELDGYYTASGNGYNNVTSFKGNPDYLGEGWVSITGDPEPFGDDLWSDGGFGAPITPLPAGGTTYQWVDMNILFEPTVLGGEIFGVAYKNTGTTLDADRLGFMSGIIGYPGWKFYANGRLDPGNDYGWWSREYTWDYLVAVDITGDPPPDINSFTVIPSGVDVGPFTIDADITDTNPGDPGSAGVAGAKIMWSNDGQTTWNEVAMTGSEPSYTGQIPAQTPGTTVDYYIEATDVNNHSSMSETVSFFVFAPSLARTLVVFNGFSTVTGYPQDYYFGADIQGGGFYFEHDTWGYGLLPASIMDSYDNVIEICNGAPSDYQDSIIRPWLEADGSRNYYLVGQEWLGDRYGYADQDFTAGSFEFDILGIGHSYNDVSYDGTSGQAIPSLVTPISGTAFGGPLFDLFNSYGDADSLMYNPTYETGGSNWIDAYEVADGEIDMNVETRGIGGVPVIETHPTMHHRTLGAGNKIFYAAYDPIALNTAIDGDYSYYHWTGYANENSPYQALLWFGIPIISDVTPDGNNIPNEFSISQNYPNPFNPATTIKFAVPTASKVVLKVYDILGTEVATLVNSDLTSGNYEVNFDASKLASGVYVYTINAGSFTATKKMMLMK